The following is a genomic window from Spirosoma foliorum.
AACCTGCCCCTGAATAACATCCAGAATCGTCATTCGCCCAGCGGTGTTCTGCGACGTAAATTTAACGCTGGCGTCTGGCGTCCCATAAATCACTCTGGAATCGGCTTCCTGATATTTCTTTGCTTTTACCGTAACCGTCTGCAACAATACCTCACCATTCCGTCGAATTTGCCGCTCTATTTCCTGATATTCTTTTGTTCTTCGGATAAATTCTGCCAACTCATCGCGTCGGAATTCCAGTGGGTTATATGGAACCTTCGTGATGGTTACCGTTGGCATTAGCAGTTGATCGAGCGAAATCGCCAATGCCCGATTCGCTTTGCCTTTGACACCCTGAATTAGCACAGTAGTTGTATCCGTAAAATCGAGATCATACGCCCCGAAATTTCCAGCGTCATCGGTTTCACCAAGTAAAAAATCCCGCCGATCTCCCGTACCTGCACTATCTCGTTTGGCCAGTAGAAAGGTGAGTTTCACTTTACCACCAATATCTTTTTGATTAGGACGAACAACGCGGCCTGTCAACGATAAGCCACGCTCAACAAAATGCTTTATTGGTGGAGTGGTTCCGGCTAACACATCGGTCCAGACAAAGCGTCGCCAACCCTGAGTCATCAATAAGAGGTCTAGCTTCATCCAGCGTTCTAAATTCAACGGATTAAAATAATAACCAGGTTGTTCAACCGTCCCCGTCAGATCGGACGAGAGCAGTAAATGGGATACAATCGTAGCGCTGCCTGAGTCGGCTTCGGGGGATAGGTGTGCATCAACCGCAGCCAGCGACACGTTAGCCGAAACGGGCTTGCCCTGTGCATTCGTCGTGCTAATGGTCAGATCTACTTTCTCTCGATTTTTGTACGTCTTTTTATCAGGAGCCAGCGTAATCGAAAGCTGCTCGTTCTTATTGATAAAAACTAGTCGTTCACCCACCGGCTTCTGCGTCTCATCGAATACCGTGAGCTGCGAAATACCTTCGGGAAAGTTATTCCTTGGGAGTTGAATCAACGACGTTTTTTTGGCAATAGGTATGTTCACTACATGAATAACCTGTCCGCGTGTCTGTGCCAAAAGAGTCAATTTTGCGGTAGCATCGGCACTAGTTTTATTATGTCGAACATAAACTTTAATGTTCTCCTTATGGCTCAGATTATCAACCTGCATAACAACTCCCTGCGTTTGCACAGCAGGCAAGGAGTACGACAACGTTGTACCATCACCGAGTCGCAAACTAGCCGTGTATGTCTGCCCGGCTTCGGGGTTAATTGTAAAATAACCCATGCCCAAATGAGTACTGGTAAAGCCGATAACCGTATCCTTTTTCGCATTCAGAATAAAACCCTCTACAGGTATGCCCAGGCCGAACGCATCGATCGCTTTAAAAGCCACTCGACTTTCAATGCCTTCTACCAATTGGCCACCTTCGGGCAAAAACTGAACATCCGGTCGGTTCTGTGTACTTCTTTGTTGTCGGACATTCGTTGCAACTCCATTCGCGGATTCAGCATTAGCCACGTCTGCCCCAAGAATCGTTATGGTTTTCGAGAAGAAATAGGCATCGGGATAGTTACGCATGAAGTTGGTATAGCCCCGGAGCTGGTAAGTCCCGGCAGCTACCGAGTCAGGCAAGAAGAGTTGCCCAGGTGCATAACCAGCGGTTGCCCGGAGCTGCATTCGTAAGCGAACGCGCTGGGCAATAGGGTCTACCAGATCAATATATAACACTCGGCTAACACTATCGGCTTCATGCGTTGCCCCGTTCATCAGGTAGCCTTTCAACCAAATCGTTTCGCCAACAAGATATGCATCACGATCTGTATGGACATACACCTTCTCCGTGGGGTGCTGCTGGTTATATGTCTGGAAGCGCTCAACCAGCAGTTTACTAAAATCACCATCATCGATAAAGCAAACCGCCGACAGTGACACAACAACAAGCGAAATACCAAGTCTGACTCGATTTAAAAAAGTAAGACGCATAGAATAGATTTTGGAGTGAATAGACTTCGTTAACAAATGAAGCAACTAAATTAGCGGAAATACCCTCTTTTTACCATGACTAACCCTACTCATAAGACAGCATTAGTGATTGGCGCTACGGGACTCATTGGTGATCTGCTCACTCATCGACTTGTCGACTCCCCATTTTATCACAACGTAAAAGTACTGGTTCGCAAATCATTAGGCTGGCAGCACCCGCGCTTACAGGAAGTGCTGTTTGATTTCGATCACCCAAATGGTCTTCTTACGCAAGCGGATGATGTTTATTGCTGTTTGGGAACAACGATTAAAAAAGCGGGGTCAAAAGAGGCTTTCCGAAAAGTAGATTACCAGTATCCAATGGATATTGCCCGATTAAGTCTGGCTAATGGCGCCAAACAATTTGCCATCGTTACCGCTATGGGAGCAAATTCTGGCTCTTCCTTTTTCTACAACCGGGTCAAAGGCGACGTAGAGCGCGATCTGTCAACGTTGAACTATCCAACCTTACTTATTTTTCGGCCCTCACTCCTACTCGGCAACCGCTCCGAATCGCGCTTCGGTGAGCGATTGGCAGCCGGGGCTATGCGCCTGTTCAGTCCGTTCATTCCAGCCAGATACAAAGGGGTAGATGCGGGGAAAGTAGCCAATGCCATGCTAGAAACAGCCCAACAGGGTCTGATTGGCCAGCATGTTTTTGAGTCCGATGCTTTGCAGGAGTTTTAGAGGGTCGCTTTTAGTCTTCATTCAACAACAGAGTCACGAGAAGCACAGAGTTGAGTAAATCTAAAAAGCTGATGCTCTGGACATTGTCCAACATAATGTTAGATTATATAGACTTATCTTACCACTAGGAAATGCATAAATCTTTTTTGATAATTCTACTCTGCTGGTTGACTAACTCAATCGTTGCACAAGCGCAACTAATTGTAGGAGGGGTTAATATAGATACGTTAAATATTCAATATATTGAGTTGATTGGCTATAAACGTTCAAGTCTCGAAACCAGTGTTTGGATTGATTTTGGTAGGGGGTTCGACGGCTATAAAGCAAGCGAATTCCTGAAACCCATTAACAATCACCAGAGCGTACGATTTTTCTCTATCGTTGAAGCCCTCAACTATGTCTATAAAAATGGGTGGGAGTTAGTCACTATTGATGGAACCTCAACTGTACCTTCATCGACTGTCTATCATCGTTATATCTTACGCAGGAGAAATCAAGCTGTCAAGCAAGTCAATCAGCGCTAATAATACTGTAGGTTATAACAGACTAATTATAAAACATAGTCTCCTCATAATGCGCGCTCCGTGCAATTGTGTTTAAACTCATCAGTTTATCGACGCTAAGTCGGTATGCAATAGTCGTAGTGCGAGTTGATTTAGTTGCTGTTCCGAGCCCTGAAGGTGAAACGTTGTGTGTCGATGCTGGCGTTTCGAGCCGGGAGCCAGATTAGCCGCTGGCGATGAGGATTCTAGCTCGTAAAAATGCCCCATCTGCGGTTGCCCTGGCTTCATAGGACCATCGTTATATGCGTTAAGTACATCGCCAGAATAGGGATCTTTTTGGTGTTCCCAGGCAGAGTTGACATACTGTCGATCATTCAGGTCAAAATCGTAGGTGACCAGTGTTAATGTTTTCGTGGCGGAGTCATAGCTACCAATCCAATTCGTAGCCCGGGCAGGCGAAACGCCAATTTTACTACGGTACTTTGCATCAGCTTTAAACTGCGCAGCCGTTTTCCCCATCTGTAATCGATCAGCGGGTACTTTCCCGAAATACGCATCATTAACGGGTTGCCCATCCCCTTCCCGATAGGGCACGATAATCATGGACTCGGGCGACGCATTCATCATCCCCAAAATCCAGATTGACGGCATTCCGGTTTGAGCTTCCCAAGCCTTTTTCCCTTTGTTTGTAATAACATTGTCCGACTGAATGCCAACCGCTTTTAACGAATCGGTAGCAATAGCCAATTGCCGTTCAATTTCCGATTTATCTAAGAGCTTGATCGTTCGTTCAATACCGATATCGAATTGCGTTCCCGAATAATTAACCAGCGATACATTTTTGGAAAAGGTGGCTATTGTTTTGGTGGTGCTAACGATTTCGAACGGTTCAGAGTCGATGGCTGCTGGTGTTTGCCAGTGGTCACCATCAAACGGATCGCCTTTTTTAAAATAAAGCGCATATTGTCCACCTTCAGGCCCTAACCAGAAACGGTCTTCGCCCCCAAACGCATTCATGTGTGGCAGAAGTTTGCCGGATTTAATCAGTTCGTAGTTGATCCATCCATAACTGGCTTGCCCATCGGCCGTCGTCGTCATTACCCGTCCCTGATAGGCGGGGCAAATTAGGGCGCGGGCTTCTCCTAATGCTAATTCAACTAAATCGGAATGGTGCTCTTGTAAAAACTGTCGGTCGTTAGCGTACATATTCGTTGTAGGAACTTGGGAAATTGAATCGGCAGAGGTGACTTGTTCGTTGGTCGATGCGGTTTTTCGAGTAGAACAGGCGATCAGCAAACCGCTAAAAATGAGTGCGATGATTTTGTTCATAAGAAATTCAATGTGCAATCTGAAAAATGCTGAACTTGAACAGGCATTTTCGTAGCCACATGCATCTCTATAAATTACAGTGACGCCCCAATCTACTTTCGCAAATTTGATACAAATCAGAACTGCTGCCTCAACCGATGAGCCAATCGTTTATAGTTTTTTATGCGATTTAGAAGAAACCATACTGGAGCGGGCAGCTTTCGGAATGGTTTACCAACAAAATCTGGCGAATCCATCTATACATTATCTGGTAGCGGAGCAGCAAGGTGATGTAATTGGCTTCATTAGTTGTCATGTGCAGTATTTACTTCATCACTGTGGAAAAGTGGGCGAAATTCAGGAATTATACGTTCGGCCCGATCTCCGGAATCAGCGTATCGGACATGAGCTTGTCTCGGCATTAGATGCGCTGGCAATTCGCGAGAATCTTGTTAATCTGGAAGTAACCACTAATCAAAAACGGCTGGATACCGTTCGATTTTACGAACGCGAATCCTTTCAAAAAACGCACTTTAAATTGGTCAAACCCATTCAACGCTAATGCGCCTTATCGTCCTCTATCTATTATTTACTCTACATACGCTCATAGCCAACTGCCAGCCATCAGCACGAAACGATGTCGCTCTGGAACGAAAACTTATGGCTGCTCTCGCCAATTTTCGGGGAGATGTAGGTATATATGTGCGGAATCTTCGCACAGGTAAAACTGTCGCTATTAATGCTGATACGCTATTTCCCACGGCCAGCATGATCAAAATTCCGATCCAATGCGGCCTGTTCGACAAAATTCACAAAGGTGAGTTAGCGTATGATCAGGAATTAACCTACAAAGACTCGCTACACTACGACGACGGCATTGTGGGTTCCCTAAAAGACGGTACTAAGATTAGCCTTAACAAAGTAGTCATGCTGATGGAAACCGTCAGCGATAATACCGGAAGTTTATGGTGCCAGGCACTGGCT
Proteins encoded in this region:
- a CDS encoding TonB-dependent receptor plug domain-containing protein; this translates as MRLTFLNRVRLGISLVVVSLSAVCFIDDGDFSKLLVERFQTYNQQHPTEKVYVHTDRDAYLVGETIWLKGYLMNGATHEADSVSRVLYIDLVDPIAQRVRLRMQLRATAGYAPGQLFLPDSVAAGTYQLRGYTNFMRNYPDAYFFSKTITILGADVANAESANGVATNVRQQRSTQNRPDVQFLPEGGQLVEGIESRVAFKAIDAFGLGIPVEGFILNAKKDTVIGFTSTHLGMGYFTINPEAGQTYTASLRLGDGTTLSYSLPAVQTQGVVMQVDNLSHKENIKVYVRHNKTSADATAKLTLLAQTRGQVIHVVNIPIAKKTSLIQLPRNNFPEGISQLTVFDETQKPVGERLVFINKNEQLSITLAPDKKTYKNREKVDLTISTTNAQGKPVSANVSLAAVDAHLSPEADSGSATIVSHLLLSSDLTGTVEQPGYYFNPLNLERWMKLDLLLMTQGWRRFVWTDVLAGTTPPIKHFVERGLSLTGRVVRPNQKDIGGKVKLTFLLAKRDSAGTGDRRDFLLGETDDAGNFGAYDLDFTDTTTVLIQGVKGKANRALAISLDQLLMPTVTITKVPYNPLEFRRDELAEFIRRTKEYQEIERQIRRNGEVLLQTVTVKAKKYQEADSRVIYGTPDASVKFTSQNTAGRMTILDVIQGQVAGVNVTGNGFNARVQIRGAANFNGPISPLFVLDGMPMDLQAILGISVQDVERVDVLKGASAAIYGSRASGGVISILTKRGNPNYDLSQEVTPGTLVAKLPGYAPLREFYAPRYDVKKPEHVRPDYRTTLFWNPMIQTDADGKATVSFFTSDAKTTVRLQAEGITVSGMPGVGKTIVKAE
- a CDS encoding GNAT family N-acetyltransferase, with the translated sequence MIQIRTAASTDEPIVYSFLCDLEETILERAAFGMVYQQNLANPSIHYLVAEQQGDVIGFISCHVQYLLHHCGKVGEIQELYVRPDLRNQRIGHELVSALDALAIRENLVNLEVTTNQKRLDTVRFYERESFQKTHFKLVKPIQR
- a CDS encoding oxidoreductase, translated to MTNPTHKTALVIGATGLIGDLLTHRLVDSPFYHNVKVLVRKSLGWQHPRLQEVLFDFDHPNGLLTQADDVYCCLGTTIKKAGSKEAFRKVDYQYPMDIARLSLANGAKQFAIVTAMGANSGSSFFYNRVKGDVERDLSTLNYPTLLIFRPSLLLGNRSESRFGERLAAGAMRLFSPFIPARYKGVDAGKVANAMLETAQQGLIGQHVFESDALQEF
- a CDS encoding DUF6786 family protein; its protein translation is MNKIIALIFSGLLIACSTRKTASTNEQVTSADSISQVPTTNMYANDRQFLQEHHSDLVELALGEARALICPAYQGRVMTTTADGQASYGWINYELIKSGKLLPHMNAFGGEDRFWLGPEGGQYALYFKKGDPFDGDHWQTPAAIDSEPFEIVSTTKTIATFSKNVSLVNYSGTQFDIGIERTIKLLDKSEIERQLAIATDSLKAVGIQSDNVITNKGKKAWEAQTGMPSIWILGMMNASPESMIIVPYREGDGQPVNDAYFGKVPADRLQMGKTAAQFKADAKYRSKIGVSPARATNWIGSYDSATKTLTLVTYDFDLNDRQYVNSAWEHQKDPYSGDVLNAYNDGPMKPGQPQMGHFYELESSSPAANLAPGSKRQHRHTTFHLQGSEQQLNQLALRLLHTDLASIN